The following is a genomic window from Paralichthys olivaceus isolate ysfri-2021 chromosome 3, ASM2471397v2, whole genome shotgun sequence.
AggcaacatttcaaaacattaaaatcaacaaTGTAATTTTTGACATTGAAGTTGATGCTTCCCAATATGTTGATACAATGTTATATTCTGTATGTGTGGTATATTgagtttatacacacacactcacacaaacgcACGCAATGGAAAATTCTGTCTGCGATGATTGTGGTAGGGAACAACACACTATCTTTGTATGTTATCTCCTCTATTCAAACAGCTTCATGCTGAATCAAAACACATTGTTTCAACCCAAGCCTTCACCAGGGTCTAAATATCTAACCACCTCACACATTAGTAGAAATTACAGAGCTACGGTTGTTTTATAGCTTAAGATTAGTCAATTCAGATCCAGATACCCTACAGCCTGCACTTATTGAGAACAGTGCACAGTTTCTGTTTAAATCAAAGTACCCTTTCTATTAATAGCCTCAGCTTGCATTTAGGTTTTGATGGCTTGTTGCGATTAGCATCAGCGCTCTATTTGGGAGCTTTTTGCTCAAATCATTTAGCCTCCATGCGCACCAAAGGGACAGTTAACATCCCATCGATCCTCCTCTTATTCACTCATCCCTCACTTTGTCACCGCTGTTTTCTGTGTTACAGCTTCAGATGCTGGGCTATGACGTCAGCTGGGCCGCATTCAACATTGTTGAAGTCATGAGCTCCTCTAAGTTCACATACAAGGTATGACTGATACACAAAGAGTTTTGTAATTGCTCAGAAACACGTGTATATGTAGATATTCCGGAAACCTGTCATAAGGACACTTGGGCTCTTTAGAGAGGAAGCCCAAGTCTCTTACAACCACGTATGCGTAAGAAATATACAGTTTGTGAGACTTAATTAAGATCTCTTCTCAATCCAAAAATAGCACGATGAGTAggcacagaaaatgaaatgcactGTACAGGTAAATCTCTATGGAACTGCTGCAGGGTCACATATgctaaatgaaataaatattactCATTATGCTGCACAGTGAGTGATTCTCTCTGCTGATCGTCTTTCCTACAGAGGATTGGCTACCTGGCGGCTTCACAATGCTTTCACGAGAGCACCGATGTCATCATGCTGACAACCAATCAGATCCGAAAGGTCAGTAATATTCTCTGTGCGCTCTTTGAACATCCCTGGATTCTTCTTTATCCCTCAACCAACCTTTTCTGTCTCATGGCCTTTCTATTTTTTGATCTACCCTCTTCCAGGATCTCAGCAGTCCCAACCAGTATGACACAGGCGTTGCCCTCACTGGCCTCTCATGTTTTGTGACCCCTGACCTCGCTCGGGACCTGGCCAATGACATCATGACACTGGTGAGTCATGGACAGAATGTCAAGAGGTTTACACACAGAGCTTACcatctttagttttatttttctcttagCTACAAGCTGAACTCACTTTCTCCatggtgtttgttgtttttctctccctaGATGTCGCACACTAAACCCTACATCAGGAAGAAAGCTGTGTTGATCATGTACAAAGTGTTTCTCAAGTACCCAGAGTCCCTGCGccctgctttccccaggcttaAGGAGAAACTGGAAGATCCAGACCCAGGTATTACAGAACAAACAATATTCTCCGTAACTGCAAAGCTTATACTCAAGTAATTAATTGATgtgaagaattttttttttgtcagtttattGGGTGTGGCTCCTGGGTTTAGGCAAGATATTCTCTTTGTACTCACAGGTAGCTAAATCATAGACAGTGCTGGTACGGCTGGTGCCCAGCATTCGCTGTCACCTGAACCCGGTGAATTATTCAGCAGCTAAGAATATGAGATCAAGAACGGCTCATTTGTGATTCTGTCGGGGATGTGTGGGAACACTCCACAGCTCACAACTATTTTGGttgcacagataaaaacatctcTCAGGACATTTGACACAAGGATTGTGCATATGATGTCTCAATTATTATCTCATCTTAAATTCTGCTTTATCTTAAGAATAAAAGCTGCTTCCAATTGTTGTCAACAAGATaattcagtagtttttatgGTTTAAAGAAATCTAGCTTCCCTTCTAttttaaaacaatatgtttAACAGTTTTGATGGCACAAAGGCTGGTTACACAGATTTAGGAAAATTAACAGATCTAAATAAATGCTTTTGTCAAACTGCATGCAATAAGCAGTTCAACATTTTTAgttgtgtgaaaataaacatgtggtCCTCTATTTTCTTTCTAACTTCCTCTCTACTCTATTTCCTCTTAAGGCGTCCAGTCAGCAGCAGTAAATGTCATCTGTGAGCTGGCCCGCAGAAATCCCAAGAACTACCTTTCTCTGGCCCCGCTCTTCTTCAAACTCATGACCTCCTCTACTAATAACTGGGTTCTCATCAAGATCATCAAGCTGGTCAGTCAAAAGCACAAAGGGTTTCATTGTTGCCAAGTTGTGTTTTGTAACTCCCAATACTGCACCAATCATACAGGGATATATTGATTGGAAAAGAGGAATTGATCATAGTTCTCCTGCAGCGTTGGTCTCAGAACACATAGCAGTTGAATTATTACTGTTTGTAATGATCTCTCTCTTTGTAATAGAACCACCTTGTTTTAAAGTTTCGGTTCATGCtcctttttttacatttattataaatatgtagcaaataatttaaacaaaatgtttgcaaaattaaaaatgtaatgcaCTGAGGGCTGTATATTATTGAAGGTAGAATATTATTTACAGTAGCTTCATGACAGTAAATTAATATTCATCCCTTTCATTTCACCtatatgtgtctttgtgtttgtttacagtttgGTGCGCTCACACCACTCGAGCCAAGATTGGGGAAGAAGCTGATCGAACCTCTGACTAACTTAATCCACAGGTGAGCTAAAACAGATTGTAATATTAATCTGatgtaatgaaaacaacaataataatctgtgctctctctctatttcttaCCTCATCCTTGTGTCTCACAGTACCTCCGCCATGTCtctgctgtatgaatgtgtcaACACCGTGATTGCAGGTCAGTACCGTTGTTCTGTTGGCTTAGCTAAATATGGGTTTGGTAATGTGAAGAACACAactcttttaaaatgtgtgttttttattttttaaggcaGACTTTTAAATGCACATCATTTATTTGTGACCATGTGCAGGAATACGCTCAAATATACTTATTTACAAGATTATAGTATTCTGTAGCAGTAGGGTTTTCAATCCTGCTAAATGATGACACCATCATTTAGTCAACTCTGCTTTCCTCAGTTCAAGTTActagttaatttaaaaaaaaggaccCTTTaactctcactcttttttcCTACATACAAATATCCAGTTAAGATTTTCTTCTCACAAAATATTAAGTTCAAATTCAAATCTAATTTATTCTTTTCCTTCACTACAGTGTTGATTTCTTTGTCCTCTGGGATGCCTAACCACAGTGCTAGTATCCAGGTAAGGTATTGGTTATATGTCCATGTTAATCCAGTTGAATCACTCTGCATGCTTTCACCATTTTCTTTCTATTCACTCATCTGACTGTCCAAACGTAGTTCAAGTGCAAAGCAAATGTCAAACAGGCTAGTAgagagttttctttcttttaaaaaggcTGTTTTGCATGACCAGATATATTTCACCATTTCGCCCACTTTAGTTTGTTTCATAGTTTTTTTGAATTGTGCCTGTATGTGATGTTAATGGCTCTCCACTTCTCCctttctgttttcctccctcttcctcagctctgtgtgcagaAACTGCGAATCCTGATCGAAGACTCGGACCAGAACTGTGAGCCCTCTGTCAATGCCTGCAGTGTGTCATTTTCtcattgtctgtgtgtttctgactGTGGAACAGTCCACCCATTTAGACCACGACAACGTAGACGCCCTGACTCTGGATAACTCGAACATTTTTACCTTGGGATTCCATTTTACTTAAGTCACATCTACTCATAACCCATTTAtggcacagaaaacaaactccAGCTTGTTTTTCCTCACTGTCTTGCATCAATctgaattgattgattgatgtgaTGTAAATCGCCAATTTCACTCCCTCACCCGCTCCCAGTCAGAGCTGAGATTACTGCATCCAGCCATTCGAGTTATCTGCATCCCCCTTAGATAGATAGTAACATTTGGAGTAGATTATAGGGATCTGGTGTTAATAGAGCAGACTGTGAACCTGTGgtttatagttttctttatccaCTTCAAGGCTTAACATTGATGAGTAAATGAGCGAGGGAGCAGACCTACTCTAGATTCTGAACCGATAAAATCAATTGAGTTGAATAACAAACAAAGGGCGTCAGAGCCAATTTAAAAGCCTTTAGTAAAGAAGTAAGAGGCCATGTTTTTAAGCTTTTTTCAGAATGATTTTTTAAGTTAAATAAAGATCACCAAAAGATAGTCAGCTGGCATATATGCAGCATTACTCTAAATGCATTAGATGTATTACAGTCGACTAAAGTAGGAAAATCAATCACTATTAAGTTAGTGTTTTATGTTGCTAAAAACACCAGATATCTTAGATTTGTTCTATTTAGATTTTATAGATTTTGTGCACTTGTGCTAGAAGCATTTTAATGAACAGCACAAACCCTGGGAATGAATCGATAGAAGGCGTTTTGAAATATTTGCTTACTTCTCACATTTCACTCAGCAGTTGGTActgaaacacaaatgcaaaatttgcacacagtccaaaaacatttttgctgAACTGCCCCTGTAATTTTTTTTTGATAGCTAAGGTAGATTCAGAAGAGATTCCTGTGTCATGTTCCAGGTCATTTCTGCAATGTATTCACTGCAGTGACCAGCCTCACCTCACTGCAAGGTCACTACCAGACATGCACTCATTGATCGAGGAACTGAGAGGCGTTTGTCTCTGCCAGATTAGATGATCAACACAATGTCGTGATTCAGCACATTTCTGAATTCTTAAAATACTTAATGGTGAGTTGTCAGGGAATCAACagaggataaagcaaaacaaaactaCTGCGTCCAGTGTAGGTGTGTGTTGTCccgtgtatgtgtttgtatgtcctttccattgttttgtgtgtttgttgctcctctcctgtcctttgcacattattattctttattacAGTTGAATATAACATAGAAGTAGCTTGTCCACACTAGACTTTATTGAGACTACATGTAGGTAAATGTAGTATGAAGtaacatttttgaataactaGTCCAGTCCAAACCACTTCATTGATCTTTTGTAAACCATGGACCTCTCCTGTAAGCACATATTGTATTTTTGGTTGGTAAATGCAGGATAGTCAGTAAGGTTAGTAAAGATGTCATGTCTAATAAATAAATTTGACAAGCTTTGTTATAACTTTAGAGAATGATTATGTCTAGTAATAGAAGTAAGAAGTACACAGAAGTTTCCATCGGACGGGTAAACTGAGAGTGTATATGTGTTTTGCTAAGaccatgtgtgtctgcacttaTGTAGTGAAGTACCTGGGCCTGCTGGCCATGTCAAAGATCCTGAAGACGCATCCCAAGTCAGTGCAGTCTCACAAGGACCTCATTCTCCAGTGTCTGGACGACAAGGATGAGTCCATTCGCCTTCGAGCTCTGGACCTGCTCTATGGCATGGTATGGACCAAAGAACTTTCACTAATGCATCACTACTAATTGTGCAATTATATTGTTAAAGATATTAGAAGCTTCATTGTCAGTTTTTAGCAAATAATCTCTGACAGTAAAGAACttgttgctgcttgttccatttTAAAAGCTGACTTGATTTGTACCACAAGGTAAAATGGATTAAATAGACAGTGACACAGTAGTCACAGTAGTCGAAGTGGCTCATAGAATAGACGGACCAACTAGCTGGTGACTTCTTAATATCAGTTTATGGTCGTGTGATAATTGAttatcattgtcatcatcatttttcaaTTACTGAGTTCATGCTACAGCAAGTGATATGAAATAATGAATGCCATTTGGGCAAATGAATGAAATTATGAATTATAGAAACTAAAGCATGCTTGAATATACTACAGTTGTGCACTTGTAGTTCTGAGGTAAttttttggaaatgtaattttaatgtATGCGTTTAAATTAAATCGTTGAAACTCTTCTCTGTAGGTTTCTAAGAAAAACTTAATGGAGATCGTAAAGAAGCTGATGCTGCACGTGGACAAAGCAGAAGGAACCACCTACAGAGACGAGCTTCTCACCAAGATCATTGACATCTGCAGCCAGAGCAACTACCAATACATCACCAACTTTGAATGGTCTGTCTCTCACCCAATAACTCCACACCAGCTTAGTTTTAAAGTTTCACCCCAAATTCTACATGTTACTGAATCGTATTATCCACATCTGCCTGCACTGACAGGTACATCAGTATCCTGGTGGAGCTGACCCGGTTAGAGGGCACACGGCACGGCCACCTCATTGCCTCTCAAATGTTGGATGTTGCTATTCGGGTCAAAGCCATTAGGGTCTTCGCTGTGGCCCAGATGGCTACTCTGCTGGACAACGCCCACCTGCTGACCGGCAACATGCAGCGAAACGGCATCTGTGAAGTGTTATACGCTGCAGCGTGGATCTGCGGCGAGTTCTCAGAGTATGTTTATTTCTCCCATTGGGATGCATTCATATTAACACTGGTATAAGAAGGCATAAGTAAAATAAGAAAGGCTGTGAAAACACTCAAACTCACTTGAGTTTATGCACAATAAAGACTATGAACCTGTATTTAAGCAGCAGAGTGTAAAATGACAGTAATGGGATATCCCATTACCTCAGTCATCTGTTACAATGAATCTACAGGGAAATGCCAGACAGCTGAGTTCAGATCTTGtgctgcatcccctgtgtgttgttgctctCTTATGAAGTTCAAGCTAACCCTGGCAGCCTGATCTTagactgttgtttttttgctcaTTCAGTAAAGCTAAACCATCTTTCATATCCTATTTTACATGAATAGTAGAAATTCTATTGGTGATAAAATCTCTGGAATATCATCGTAGGTAATGGAGACATTTTCCAACTAAGTTAATGTACTGGTTATTTTGCACCATTAATCTTAAGTCTCTACAGCAAGCAAACATATGTAGCCCTTTTCTGAGAGTAGAGAGTAATAAACAGGACTAAGGAAGGtactcctcctctctgtagaCACCTGGAGAACCCAATGCAGACGCTGGAGGCCATGCTGCGGCCAAAGGTGGCCACCCTCCCCGGCCACATACAGGCAGTTTACGTGCAGAATGCAGCCAAGCTGTTTGCCACTGTGCTGAAGAGCCAGGAGGGGAACACTGAAAGCACAGCCGCGCAGGAAACCAGCCAGCTGATGATTGAGAGGCTACCGCTGTTCGTCCAGAGCGCCAACCTGGAGGTGCAGGAGAGGGTAAGAAAGGAAGTTTGAGAAGAATGAGtcatgtctgtttctctctttaaaCAAGTTGACTCACCAGAAATCTGATGAAATACCTGTGATAAATTCTGTCTGACGAGCTGTCATGTTCGCAGGCATCTTGCATCCTGCAACTTGTCAAGTACATCCAGAAACTGCAGCAGAAGGATGTAGAAGTAGCGGAGGAGGTCAGTGCTCTGTTTGCTGGAGAACTCAACCCTGTGGCCCCCAAGGCACAGAAGAAAGTGCCTGTTCCTGAAGGGTATGTTTGCTATGATTTTACATGTGAGATCTAGTTCAGTAAAATCCAAGGCATTTTAAGTTACTATTGTGATGAACCAACAATAATCACAGAATATTTGCATGTTTATGTTCAAGTCTTGATCCGTGTAACTGAGTTTGTCTCTGCAGTCTGGACCTGGACGCCTGGATCAACGAGCCTCCATCTGAGAGCGAGTCTGAGGATGAGCAGCCCAAGGCTATTTTCACCAAGGAGGAGCCCAAACACTCCCGCCCCCGTCACACAGAGGTGGATGAGAAGGAACTGGCGAGGGTGAGCTGGTTGATGATAGGAGCTTTGCTCAATACAAGGATGAATTTCAATTAACAGTGCTGAGCTACACTTCTGTATGTAAAAGAagttttaaaaccttttataaGTTTATTGTCTAGaccttatcttttttttcacccATTTGCAAATATTATTTCACTCAAATCCCACTTACAAGTAGAAATAATCACAACATTCACACTAAGATGCAAAAATTTGCCAAAAGCAATGTTAATGTGGCTGTAACCATATGTATTCTATCTCTAATACTAACAATACTAGCTATATTGACCTTCTCAGTGTTGTAGTCATTACTACATCTGTTTTCCAATGTGGTTCCCTTAAATGCATGGAGGCACACTTTTCTTCATTGATTTTaattcatgttgttgttttcctccactCCCAGAGGAGAGAAGCTAGAAAGCAGGAGCAAGCCAACAACCCGTTCTACATCAAGGCCTCCCCGTCCTCTCAGAAGGTTTGTTTAGCAGTAGagtactttattttatttatgttatcCAGTCCGTTTCAAAAGCCTGAACGTAAGGCATAACTGCAGTAGATCTTGCATTAAACGTAGTTAGATTTGTTTATGAAATGTATGTGCTAGCCAGTGTGTGCTGAGTGTATTTCAAGTAATGTTTTGTCTGCAGGTTTATCAGGACACCCCTGGAGTGGAGCACATCCCAGTTGTGCAGATTGACCTCAGTGTGCCTCTCAAAGTCCCAGGTGGGACACCACCACAACACACCAGTGTCACACTCATTCATTTCTGTATTCTTGTTGAATTTggataattattaataaattacATGCTTGTTCTTAGTGTCTGTCTTCTTTAATACACCTGTGGCTTTCTCTTGTCCCCCAGGTCTGCCTATGTCTGACCAGTACGTCAAGTTGGAGGAGGAGCGCCGACAGAAGGAGAGggcagaaaagaagaagaagaagaaggagaagaggaaagaaaagcgCAGTGGACGAGGGAAGAAACATGACTCCGGCCCAGAGAGCGAGGAGGACATCACCCCTGCGCATATGGTCGACATAGTTACTGAGGAGATGCCAGAGGTACAGTGGGCTGGAGCTGAGCAAACATCACAACATGTTTACACAGAACCATTAGATCATAGAATAGGGAGATGTgtaaaaacagttgaaggaCATGTCAGTTCTCCTAAATTGATTGACAATCTAATCTTAAATAAGTGTGCTTTTTACACATGTCTGAACTTTGTTTAAGGCACAGTAATTCCACTTTTGAGAAGCTGTGGAAAATAGTAATAGATTACCCTTCATGTTGTTCCAGAATGCCTTacccagtgatgatgatgacaaagaCCCCAATGACCCTCACAAAGCGCTGGACATCGACCTGGACAAGTGAGTCTGCACAGAGATCCTTTATCTACATATTCACAGATATTTGTGCAAATCTATAGTTAATTTTTGTTTGAATACTTTAATGTTTAAGCCAATCAATCATTGAAACATTCCAAAGCTGAGGAAAACTAAAGCTTGTGTTAATCATTTCTAATCTAATCTGAATATTTCCTAGTTAAAGTTGATAATTTATTCCTAATTATATCTTGGGCTTCATGGTGACAGCTTCACAACCAGGGTGACTTGGCCCTTTCCCTCATCTGATTCCCTCTCATGGCGTTCTGCTTTCTGCTTCCTCTTTTCTATGCCTACACACACCCACTACTGCCTCTCTGTGTGGGCAGCTTGTTGGAGATGGCTGGGCGCAGGTGAGTCGCACCGCAGCAACGGGACCTGGCCTCCAACGCGTACAGGGACCGCctccctgtctttttctttccctctctacAAATAGCTGTCTTGCTCCTCTTATTAACATAGCTGTCATTTCTTGACTCATTTGGAGTTTGCAGTACCTGCTTCCGCTTTTTTTACTCGTCTTTCCTCGTACTTTCAGTATCTATTATGTTATTCAACTAGCTTTTCAATTAGAAAACCATCCAGTATTCCCTTTCTTTACCCATTTCTtcccatttttttaaatttgaataatcCTGACAATATCAGCAGCTGTTCCTAAACAATCTGTTTTATAATTTCTCTCATCTTAAGAAAAGACAAGTTACCCTTAAACAAGTTATCTCTTTGATAAAGAGACATAGTTTTatagaaaaaaaggtttttaagaggctgctgctgatctTCTCAGGTCTTAATCTTGCACCACCTGTCCTCCTGGAATAGGCTCCTGAAAGCTTTTTGGCCCTTGTTTTCCTTGGAAAAGATAATTGGCATCAACATGCTTTTAGGAAAGCTGTCCTGAGGGTCAG
Proteins encoded in this region:
- the ap3d1 gene encoding AP-3 complex subunit delta-1 isoform X12, whose product is MALKIVKGSIDRMFDKNLQDLVRGIRNHKEDEAKYISTCIDEIKQELKQDNIAVKANAVCKLTYLQMLGYDVSWAAFNIVEVMSSSKFTYKRIGYLAASQCFHESTDVIMLTTNQIRKDLSSPNQYDTGVALTGLSCFVTPDLARDLANDIMTLMSHTKPYIRKKAVLIMYKVFLKYPESLRPAFPRLKEKLEDPDPGVQSAAVNVICELARRNPKNYLSLAPLFFKLMTSSTNNWVLIKIIKLFGALTPLEPRLGKKLIEPLTNLIHSTSAMSLLYECVNTVIAVLISLSSGMPNHSASIQLCVQKLRILIEDSDQNLKYLGLLAMSKILKTHPKSVQSHKDLILQCLDDKDESIRLRALDLLYGMVSKKNLMEIVKKLMLHVDKAEGTTYRDELLTKIIDICSQSNYQYITNFEWYISILVELTRLEGTRHGHLIASQMLDVAIRVKAIRVFAVAQMATLLDNAHLLTGNMQRNGICEVLYAAAWICGEFSEHLENPMQTLEAMLRPKVATLPGHIQAVYVQNAAKLFATVLKSQEGNTESTAAQETSQLMIERLPLFVQSANLEVQERASCILQLVKYIQKLQQKDVEVAEEVSALFAGELNPVAPKAQKKVPVPEGLDLDAWINEPPSESESEDEQPKAIFTKEEPKHSRPRHTEVDEKELARRREARKQEQANNPFYIKASPSSQKVYQDTPGVEHIPVVQIDLSVPLKVPGLPMSDQYVKLEEERRQKERAEKKKKKKEKRKEKRSGRGKKHDSGPESEEDITPAHMVDIVTEEMPENALPSDDDDKDPNDPHKALDIDLDKPLADSEKLPVRSHRAAEAPKSPGEDGDAESAATQEPRKKRSKDKREEKKKDKDGDRKKSKEEKKKKKHKHEEKEEDLLSGQAEESVVQSEESSQVAAAPPTSTSAEEAATVAEAAAEAASVPEAVSGTAPDSEPDEPKDAEMEETKSSKHKKKKQKKEKEEKEKKKKKKHHHHHRHSDAGGEESVQNGTVEDEEPLPSMSNYCLLAENSYIKMMMEDADQVYDIQGNLQDGSQVVVSVIFENKCDSFLKSMEFNVLDSLNSKLQRPEGSGPHDGLTVPFQLPPGVSNEARFVFTMQSIVMPQKLKGTLTFIVKNDDSSTHEKLDFKLHFTCTSYLISTPCYSDAFAKLLESGDLKGSSVRLEGVIMPFHHLLARICFHHHFSVVERIDSCASMYSRTIQGHHVCLLVKTSAQTVSIDAKCDEPTLLGNVLDEIKQTFSQC
- the ap3d1 gene encoding AP-3 complex subunit delta-1 isoform X4; the protein is MALKIVKGSIDRMFDKNLQDLVRGIRNHKEDEAKYISTCIDEIKQELKQDNIAVKANAVCKLTYLQMLGYDVSWAAFNIVEVMSSSKFTYKRIGYLAASQCFHESTDVIMLTTNQIRKDLSSPNQYDTGVALTGLSCFVTPDLARDLANDIMTLMSHTKPYIRKKAVLIMYKVFLKYPESLRPAFPRLKEKLEDPDPGVQSAAVNVICELARRNPKNYLSLAPLFFKLMTSSTNNWVLIKIIKLFGALTPLEPRLGKKLIEPLTNLIHSTSAMSLLYECVNTVIAVLISLSSGMPNHSASIQLCVQKLRILIEDSDQNLKYLGLLAMSKILKTHPKSVQSHKDLILQCLDDKDESIRLRALDLLYGMVSKKNLMEIVKKLMLHVDKAEGTTYRDELLTKIIDICSQSNYQYITNFEWYISILVELTRLEGTRHGHLIASQMLDVAIRVKAIRVFAVAQMATLLDNAHLLTGNMQRNGICEVLYAAAWICGEFSEHLENPMQTLEAMLRPKVATLPGHIQAVYVQNAAKLFATVLKSQEGNTESTAAQETSQLMIERLPLFVQSANLEVQERASCILQLVKYIQKLQQKDVEVAEEVSALFAGELNPVAPKAQKKVPVPEGLDLDAWINEPPSESESEDEQPKAIFTKEEPKHSRPRHTEVDEKELARRREARKQEQANNPFYIKASPSSQKVYQDTPGVEHIPVVQIDLSVPLKVPGLPMSDQYVKLEEERRQKERAEKKKKKKEKRKEKRSGRGKKHDSGPESEEDITPAHMVDIVTEEMPENALPSDDDDKDPNDPHKALDIDLDKPLADSEKLPVRSHRAAEAPKSPGEDGDAESAATQEPRKKRSKDKREEKKKDKDGDRKKSKEEKKKKKHKHEEKEEDLLSGQAEESVVQSEESSQVAAAPPTSTSAEVSDLDFWLSNAPVPSNTQEAATVAEAAAEAASVPEAVSGTAPDSEPDEPKDAEMEETKSSKHKKKKQKKEKEEKEKKKKKKHHHHHRHSDAGGEESVQNGTVEDEEPLPSMSNYCLLAENSYIKMMMEDADQVYDIQGNLQDGSQVVVSVIFENKCDSFLKSMEFNVLDSLNSKLQRPEGSGPHDGLTVPFQLPPGVSNEARFVFTMQSIVMPQKLKGTLTFIVKNDDSSTHEKLDFKLHFTCTSYLISTPCYSDAFAKLLESGDLKGSSVRLEGVIMPFHHLLARICFHHHFSVVERIDSCASMYSRTIQGHHVCLLVKTSAQTVSIDAKCDEPTLLGNVLDEIKQTFSQC
- the ap3d1 gene encoding AP-3 complex subunit delta-1 isoform X7: MALKIVKGSIDRMFDKNLQDLVRGIRNHKEDEAKYISTCIDEIKQELKQDNIAVKANAVCKLTYLQMLGYDVSWAAFNIVEVMSSSKFTYKRIGYLAASQCFHESTDVIMLTTNQIRKDLSSPNQYDTGVALTGLSCFVTPDLARDLANDIMTLMSHTKPYIRKKAVLIMYKVFLKYPESLRPAFPRLKEKLEDPDPGVQSAAVNVICELARRNPKNYLSLAPLFFKLMTSSTNNWVLIKIIKLFGALTPLEPRLGKKLIEPLTNLIHSTSAMSLLYECVNTVIAVLISLSSGMPNHSASIQLCVQKLRILIEDSDQNLKYLGLLAMSKILKTHPKSVQSHKDLILQCLDDKDESIRLRALDLLYGMVSKKNLMEIVKKLMLHVDKAEGTTYRDELLTKIIDICSQSNYQYITNFEWYISILVELTRLEGTRHGHLIASQMLDVAIRVKAIRVFAVAQMATLLDNAHLLTGNMQRNGICEVLYAAAWICGEFSEHLENPMQTLEAMLRPKVATLPGHIQAVYVQNAAKLFATVLKSQEGNTESTAAQETSQLMIERLPLFVQSANLEVQERASCILQLVKYIQKLQQKDVEVAEEVSALFAGELNPVAPKAQKKVPVPEGLDLDAWINEPPSESESEDEQPKAIFTKEEPKHSRPRHTEVDEKELARRREARKQEQANNPFYIKASPSSQKVYQDTPGVEHIPVVQIDLSVPLKVPGLPMSDQYVKLEEERRQKERAEKKKKKKEKRKEKRSGRGKKHDSGPESEEDITPAHMVDIVTEEMPENALPSDDDDKDPNDPHKALDIDLDKPLADSEKLPVRSHRAAEAPKSPGEDGDAESAATQEPRKKRSKDKREEKKKDKDGDRKKSKEEKKKKKHKHEEKEEDLLSGQAEESVVQSEESSQVAAAPPTSTSAEVSDLDFWLSNAPVPSNTQEAATVAEAAAEAASVPEAVSGTAPDSEPDEPKDAEMEETKSSKHKKKKQKKEKEEKEKKKKKKHHHHHRHSDAGGEESVQNGTVEDEEPLPSMSNYCLLAENSYIKMVYDIQGNLQDGSQVVVSVIFENKCDSFLKSMEFNVLDSLNSKLQRPEGSGPHDGLTVPFQLPPGVSNEARFVFTMQSIVMPQKLKGTLTFIVKNDDSSTHEKLDFKLHFTCTSYLISTPCYSDAFAKLLESGDLKGSSVRLEGVIMPFHHLLARICFHHHFSVVERIDSCASMYSRTIQGHHVCLLVKTSAQTVSIDAKCDEPTLLGNVLDEIKQTFSQC
- the ap3d1 gene encoding AP-3 complex subunit delta-1 isoform X8, which produces MALKIVKGSIDRMFDKNLQDLVRGIRNHKEDEAKYISTCIDEIKQELKQDNIAVKANAVCKLTYLQMLGYDVSWAAFNIVEVMSSSKFTYKRIGYLAASQCFHESTDVIMLTTNQIRKDLSSPNQYDTGVALTGLSCFVTPDLARDLANDIMTLMSHTKPYIRKKAVLIMYKVFLKYPESLRPAFPRLKEKLEDPDPGVQSAAVNVICELARRNPKNYLSLAPLFFKLMTSSTNNWVLIKIIKLFGALTPLEPRLGKKLIEPLTNLIHSTSAMSLLYECVNTVIAVLISLSSGMPNHSASIQLCVQKLRILIEDSDQNLKYLGLLAMSKILKTHPKSVQSHKDLILQCLDDKDESIRLRALDLLYGMVSKKNLMEIVKKLMLHVDKAEGTTYRDELLTKIIDICSQSNYQYITNFEWYISILVELTRLEGTRHGHLIASQMLDVAIRVKAIRVFAVAQMATLLDNAHLLTGNMQRNGICEVLYAAAWICGEFSEHLENPMQTLEAMLRPKVATLPGHIQAVYVQNAAKLFATVLKSQEGNTESTAAQETSQLMIERLPLFVQSANLEVQERASCILQLVKYIQKLQQKDVEVAEEVSALFAGELNPVAPKAQKKVPVPEGLDLDAWINEPPSESESEDEQPKAIFTKEEPKHSRPRHTEVDEKELARRREARKQEQANNPFYIKASPSSQKVYQDTPGVEHIPVVQIDLSVPLKVPGLPMSDQYVKLEEERRQKERAEKKKKKKEKRKEKRSGRGKKHDSGPESEEDITPAHMVDIVTEEMPENALPSDDDDKDPNDPHKALDIDLDKPLADSEKLPVRSHRAAEAPKSPGEDGDAESAATQEPRKKRSKDKREEKKKDKDGDRKKSKEEKKKKKHKHEEKEEDLLSGQAEESVVQSEESSQVAAAPPTSTSAEVSDLDFWLSNAPVPSNTQEAATVAEAAAEAASVPEAVSGTAPDSEPDEPKDAEMEETSSKHKKKKQKKEKEEKEKKKKKKHHHHHRHSDAGGEESVQNGTVEDEEPLPSMSNYCLLAENSYIKMVYDIQGNLQDGSQVVVSVIFENKCDSFLKSMEFNVLDSLNSKLQRPEGSGPHDGLTVPFQLPPGVSNEARFVFTMQSIVMPQKLKGTLTFIVKNDDSSTHEKLDFKLHFTCTSYLISTPCYSDAFAKLLESGDLKGSSVRLEGVIMPFHHLLARICFHHHFSVVERIDSCASMYSRTIQGHHVCLLVKTSAQTVSIDAKCDEPTLLGNVLDEIKQTFSQC